The following proteins are encoded in a genomic region of Molothrus aeneus isolate 106 chromosome 14, BPBGC_Maene_1.0, whole genome shotgun sequence:
- the LOC136562659 gene encoding zona pellucida sperm-binding protein 3-like, giving the protein MGFGSRFGVALLCWVLALAASSDPWGFPSRNSGMWRLRGDSPRSQPWARVDLSQLRALSPRPAVAVRCQEGQLALTVRRDLFGTGRPVRVAELSLGTASCPPLSPNPTQAFVTFVAALHECGSTLQVTPDSLIYRTTLFYKPTRSGNPLIVRATPAEVPIECHYPRRSNVSSGAVHPTWAPFRSTVAAEERLRFSLRLMDDDWSRERLSNGFRLGDSLRFQADVVSEGQVSLRLFVDRCVATASPDRSSSPRYAFIDLGGCLLDSRAEDTASAFVSPRPRPESLRFLLDAFKFAGDAGNLLYISCHLRVSPVGEAPNSRNKACSFSRASGLWAPLEGTAAICSCCDTGSCPSPGGDSREFRAPAARMGRRLRRDGPSQRGEPSGPTEADVSVGPLLILEPAQGFLSPSGSPGAAGNTPQDAAGGIPVLIQGLLLAAATLLSLTALGMLLWMCRKRLCPPGVSQ; this is encoded by the exons atggggtttgggagcCGCTTTGGGGtcgctctgctctgctgggtgttgGCTTTGGCCGCATCCTCCGATCCCTGGGGTTTTCCCTCGCGGAATTCCGGGATGTGGCGGCTGCGGGGTGACTCCCCCCGCTCGCAGCCCTGGGCTCGGGTGGATCTGTCGCAGCTGCGGGCGCTGTCCCCTCGGCCCGCGGTGGCCGTGCGCTGCCAGGAGGGGCAGCTGGCGCTCACCGTGCGCCGGGACCTCTTTGGCACCGGGCGCCCGGTGCGGGTAGCGGAGCTGAGCCTGGGCACGGCCTCCTGCCCgcccctgtccccaaaccctaCCCAGGCTTTTGTCACCTTCGTGGCCGCGCTGCACGAGTGTGGCAGCACCCTGCAG GTGACCCCAGACTCCCTGATCTACAGAACCACCCTGTTCTACAAACCCACCCGTTCTGGCAACCCCCTTATCGTGAGGGCCACCCCTGCCGAGGTCCCCATTGAGTGTCACTACCCCAG GAGGAGCAACGTGAGCAGCGGTGCCGTGCACCCCACCTGGGCCCCGTTCCGCTCCACGGTGGCGGCAGAGGAGCGGCTCCGGTTCTCCCTGCGCCTCATGGACG ACgactggagcagggagaggctctCCAATGGCTTCCGGCTTGGGGACAGCCTCCGTTTCCAGGCCGATGTCGTCTCGGAGGGCCAGGTGTCCCTGCGGCTCTTCGTGGATCGGTGCGTGGCCACCGCCAGCCCCGACAGGAGCTCGTCCCCCCGCTACGCCTTCATCGACCTGGGCGG gtgcctgctggacagcagggcagaggaCACCGCCTCAGCCTTCGTgtccccgcggccccggccggAGTCGCTGCGGTTCCTGCTGGATGCCTTTAAATTCGCCGGAGACGCCGGGAATTTG CTCTACATCAGCTGCCACCTGCGGGTGTCCCCGGTGGGTGAAGCCCCGAATTCCCGCAATAAAGCCTGTTCCTTCAGCAGAGCCAGCGGGCT GTGGGCACCTCTGGAGGGCACGGCGGccatctgcagctgctgtgacacCGGCAGCTGCCCCTCTCCCGGAGGAGATTCCCGGGAATTCCGCGCTCCGGCCGCACGGATGGGCAGGCGCCTGAGGAGGGATGGCCCCAGCCAGAGAG GTGAGCCCTCAGGGCCGACTGAGGCTGATGTCTCCGTGGGACCCCTGCTAATCCTGGAGCCTGCTCAGGGATTCCTGAGCCCCTCTGGAagtccaggagcagctgggaacacCCCCCAAG ATGCTGCTGGTGGAATTCCTGTGCTGATCCAGgggctcctgctggcagcagccaccctgCTGAGCCTGACTGCCCTGGGCATGCTCCTGTGGATGTGCCGGAAAAGGCTCTGCCCTCCGGGAGTGTCCCAGTGA